The DNA region TGTGTTTGTGTCTTTTTACCTGTCTCTTTTGGCTTCATATAGCCTTATGCTGAGTTAATACTTAGTATAACGTTACACTACAGCTGGAGGAATTAATGCTCAATGATGGCCATTTAATCCTAATGCTTTCTGTTTGTAACCGACCCTTAATTTTGCATTATAGGACGTGGATAACGGTTCCGTGCTATTCATTGCTTGTTGTTTGGAATTAATGTACTTATGCTCGTCCATACTCTTACTCATTATTATTATGGACGGTTTGCGAGTGACAGACGACCATTTATATGCTACTCGTCAGTTGTTCCCTTTATTCCTTTGTCGTCCTTTGTTTGGACGAGTGAAGGAATATGGAAAGTCCTTCTTAGGCAGATCATTTTGTTTGTGTGCCAAGATTCTCGTCCCATCATATTTATTATGGGGCGACATCTTCGTCAGCTGATTGCCACGTTTCTTCTTCGTGTTGGTTGCACGTGTGTTCTTTCCTTATGTTTCCTGCGCATTGATTTTGCttcattttttagcaaaaaactcctcatattcttcttcttcattataCGCTGAGCTTGAGGTCTGAAACTAAAAGAAAGCTTTGCACCTTCTGTACGGTAAGACTCCTTTTCCTCTAGATTCCATTAATGGTTGATTTTGCTTTCATTAGGAAGGAAACTCCCTctgttttgttcttctttccTAGGCTAGGAGTATTTCTTGAGTCTTCTGGTAGGCACCATTCCCACGTTGGTTTATTTGTACCTCGCGATTGTGGGGCTTTTAGGCCTGTCTTGACTAGCCTTTTCCCTTTGATTCGTCGTTCTTTGATTGCTCATCATTTGAAGATGACTGCTATAGAGTATAGAGACAGTGACGTTAGGTCTAGTGAACTAGAAATTGGCCTGTCATCGAGTGGTGAGTCTACTGATAAGGATTTTTAAATTGTAGTGTCTAAACCCCCATTGTTTTCAAAACCCTCCTCTTTTTCaaaaccttcttcttcttcttcatcctcaATCCCTTTCCATGCTTTCTCCGAATCTTGCCTTTTAGAGATGAGACATCTAAAATCTATCTGAAAAAGATTCCAATTCCTTGATAGGGTTGTTATAAGGTTACCTCGTTCTAACAAAAAAGCATGTACCTTTGCCCATGGTGAGGTGAGTTTTTATGGAGCTACCTTTTCATGTGGCCTTTGTTTCTctattcatcattttattatgCAACTTCTTTTTGCTCTCAATATCGCACCTGGCTAGCTCGTCCCTAACGCATGGAGGGCGATCATTGGCTGTATGTTGACCTGGGTATCTGTCCATGATGGGGACATGATCGCCCTAAATGAATTTCTTCACTTGTATTGTTTGAAGGCTTCTACCCACTATGGGTATTTTGAACTCTTTCCTTGGAATAGGGAGTCTAGGTTCGTTCGTAGCTTTCCTACCTCCTTTCGTTACTGGAAGTCACGATATTTCTTCGTTTCTGGATGGGAGACCATGTTTGACGACTTGTGAGGTAAGGTCCTGTGGTTGCTACGGAAATGAGAAATCTTTTCTCTTGGTGTGTCTCTTTACCTCTTCATTAAACTAGTTGTTTTAACTTTACTGttccttgatttttttcttGCTAACTTGTTTTGCAGTTTCTGATCATCCTTTATTGGAAAAGCGTTATCAAGGACGATTTCAAGTTGCCCTCATAATCGACGATTTTGACGACCTAGTTGATCCTCGTCGCTAATACGAGTGTTGTCTTAAACCTGAGCCTTCtatgtttgtttaaaaaaagattGCCTAGGAAGAGAAAAGTAGGTTTAACTCATTGTTCTTTCTTATTTCCTCTTTCTTTATAGGATCTCATCTTTCTAACCTTCTATCTTGTAGAAATGGACCAGGTATAGCAAAGACAAATATGCTCatgtgaagaacttgaagaacgaGCCTTTGTCTCAGCTTACTCTTGGATCGAAGAAACATAAGCTTAATGAAGGGAAAGACGAAACTCCTgcccctttctctctttttggaACCTCGTCTTCTCCCACACCTTCCGTCGAGATGATGACGTTCACTCCCCCGACCACATGCTCCAAAGGGAAGGGTAAGGTTGGCAAGAACGTCTGGGAAGACCCTACCATAGCCCTTGGACAAGCTCACAACGTCATCATTAACGATGAGCTGAAAGGTCTCTCGTCTATTCCTTCTCATGAACTGGTCAGCCGTCACATTCATAAACTGGTGCAGGTATTTTACTCAACTACTCTTTATTGCTCATTAAGTATCTACACTTGTTAAAAGTTCTAAcccttcctttgtttttcaggtTCTTGGTGAATCCTTGCGCTTGGTGACAAATTACCTGAATTATGAAGCTATTGATACCGAGATCCTTGCCGATGAGGCCAATGAGAAGGAAGGTGAGACTGTTTTTGAAGCTACTGGTGTTGTTGAAGGAGATGGTGCTGTTACGGGTGGTATTGCAGCAAGTAGAGTTATAGACGAGGCTTGTATGGACGTGGACCATGTTGAGGAGGTCATCAGTGCTCCTTGAAAGAAATGTTTTAAGTAACCTTATTTTGCTTTAACTTAAAAACAATGGGTGCCTCATGTTTTGAGGCTTTTAACTTAGAAACGATGGGTGCCTCCTATTTGGAGGCTTTTGTTTTAGAAACAATGCACTCATTAGGTTTATtatggtttgaactttgaagttctTTTACTTATGATTCATGCTTACTGTTTATAATTTTACTTATGATTTTAACTCATCACTTgagttttcatcattttttgtgattttaactCATCGTTAGAGTTATTATCATGCTTATGATTTTAACTCGTCATTTGAGTTCTTAtcatattttgtgatttttaacTCATCGTTTGAGTTATTACCACGTTTATGATTTTAACTCATCATTCGAGTTCTTATCATAATTTGTGATTTTAACTCATCATTTGAGTTATTATCATGGTTATGATTTTAACTCGTCATTTGAGTTTTTACcatattttgtgatttttaacTCATCGTTTGAGTTATTACCACGTTTCTGATTTTAACTCGTCATTTGAGTTCTTATCATAATTTGTGATTTTAACTCATCGTTTGAGTTATTACCATGGTTATGATTTTAACTCGTCATTTGAATTTTTACcatattttgtgattttaactCGCCGTTTGAGTTATTACTACGTTTATGATTTTAACTCGTCATTCGAGTTTTTACCATATTTTTCCATTCAAGTTCTTACCATGTTTGTGATTTGAACTCGTTGCTTGGTTTTAGGTACTTCTTTGAACTTAGTCTTGAAACTTTGTcaaactttattgaaaaaagGAATGGCTTAAGGAGCCTTATTATTTCATGCATCCTCAAACACAAGGGAATTACAAGGAAATAACTGAAAATAACTTAATCAAAATActtgaaggaaaagaaatacttatagaaaaaacaatgaaatcTCACTTATCTGATGCGTCATTAGGTGAGGTGCTCTCATAGACAGAGCTTATTAAACCAAGATATCTCTCATTGATAGTACTTCTTGAGTTGTTCCATGTTCCAGGGATGTGGTAGTGGCTTGTCGTCCAAGTCCTTCAGGTAATAGCTTTCTTGTCTAGAGTAATGGACGCCCTTATATGGACCTTCCCAAGTAGGCCCCAGCTTCCCTTGCACTGGATCCCTAGTAGCTTGTGAGACTTTTCGCAGCACCATGTCGTCGGGGTTAAACCTTCTAAGCTTCACCCTCTGATTGTGGTACCTTTACATTTTTTGTTGATACCAGGCCATTCTTAGGGCTACCTCATCTTTGACTTCAGCCAAGCAATCCAAGTTGAGTCTTAGCTCATCATTGTTTGTACTTTCATTGTAATGAGCTTGCTTAAGACTAGATACTTCTATTTCGGCTGGAATAACTACTTTAGTGCCAATGGCCAATTTGAATGGAGTTTCTTCTGTTGGTGTTCTCGCTATTGTCCTGTAGGTCCATAACATCCTAGGTAACTCTTCGGGCCATGCACCCTTTACCCCCTCAAGTCATGCTTTGATGAGCTTAAGCAAAGTACGATTTGTTACTTTTGTCTGCCCGTTAGCTTGTGGGTGCCCAAGTGATGAATAATGGTTTTGTATCCCCAGCTCTACACAAAACTCCCTAAATTTTCGGCTGTCAAACTACCAACTGTTATTAGAGATGATTGTCTTAGGAATTCCAAACCTACagacaatgttcttccaaacaaaggTCTGTATCTTGCCTTCTGTGATTATTGTTAGTGGCTCTgcttcgacccatttggtgaagtaatcaatggCAACGAGCAGAAACTTCACTTGCTTCTTCCCCTAAGGAAGTGGACCGGTGATGTCAATCCCCTATGTGGAAAATGGCCATGGTAAGGAGATGCTTGTCTGTAATTATCCAGGTATATGCTGCACAGTTTTGAACCGCTGACACTTATCACATTTCTTGACAAGTTCAATTGCATCCTTTTGCATAGTTGGTCAAAAGTAGCCTGCCCTAACCATCTTTcctaggggtgtgcaaaaaaccgaCGAACCAAAAAAACCGGCCGAAATTGACCGAACCGATGCCAAAATTTCAGTTCGGTTTCGGTGCGGTTTGGTTTCGGTTTCATTTTTAAACAACTGAAATTTCGATTTCAGTCTCGGTGTTGGATTTTTTACCCTGAAGCCGAACCAAACCgacagaaatatatatatttatttatgtaattttaaaacataacaGATCAGTGGCTTAGTGGTATGCTTCTTGTGGTTTGCCTGCCTGATCCCAGGTTTGAGCCTTTGCGTGGGACTTGggtttttttagctatttaattctttaaaaccTTAGAGCATGTAAAGATGGAAATACCCCCTcttattttcttcccttttcttttcttcagccGCCCCCTTCTCTAACTTtatctctcaattttttctGTCTCTTTCTACCTTTTTCTCTCGTTCTCGCTTTAgttgacacacacacacacacacagagcaaAATGGAAGCAGAAGCTTTCTCAAGCTTTCTTCACACAAAATTTTCAGTCtctttgactctctctctctctccaagttTCATCTCTTCGCTTCAGATCGATGAAGACCAACTGTAAAAGATCTCTACTTCCCTTTTCTTTCAAATATCTGAGATTCTCATATAATTggtgaattttgtttttttacactttaggctgtgtttgttttgtttcgtttatactatgattttttttttcaagtgaacaATGATTTTGCTTTAGAGTGATCTGTGTGAAAAGTTTTGAGCTTGTGGTTTTTATCGATTTTGAGTGTGATTTTATATGCTTTGaaccctctctcttttttgtattttgggttttgtttaatactaaATCACTGCTATTTTCTGTGAATCTGTGATTGTGATTTTGAGTTgttattttcttattgaaaaATCGATAATCCATGTGATGTTgagttgttttttttctttttgtgactgTGAATCTATGATGTTGATTGAAACTGAACACCGACCGAAAAACCTACCGAAACCGAAACAAACTGAAACCGACGGTGTTTCAACTATTTCGGTATTTCAGTTTCGGTTggccagttaaaaaaaaaaaacgaccgAAACTGAATCGAAACACCCCTATTCTTTCCTGCCAAAGATCGAGGTCCTGAATGGTTACCACATATGCCTTCGTGTATTTCTCACAACACATACGTCGCTTTTTCAGGAGTCAGGCATTTCAAGTATGGCATCGAGAATCCTCTCTTGTAAAGTTCCCCATTCAAGACAGTGAACCTTGCTGCTCTGACTCTAACCTTCTTTGCTTCTGACGAGTCAGATGGAAGTTGGCCACCTTTGATGTAAGATAGGATCAGGTCCATCCAGGTGTTTGGTCGTTGAACTGAAAGGGTCTGCAGTCCGTTGATACTGGGGATTGTTTGGACTTCCATGAGCAATTATGTCATTGTTGAGGCATCTTTAGTTGACGCTAGTTTAGCGACCTTGTCAACGGCTGAATTTTCTTCCCTTGGGATTTGCTTGAATTTGACGTCATCAAATTCGTCAATGAGTTGGATCGTCAACTGGAGGTATTTTCTTCATTCTTCATTCCTTTGCTTCGTATTCGTTGGTTATTTGCCCAACAATCAGCTTGAAATCAGTTCTCAATCTTGAATTCTTGATCCCTAGGGCTTTTACAATTCTCAAGCTAGCAAGGATTACTTCATACTCTGTCTCGTTGTTTGTTGCTGGAAACTGGAGTTAAACCCCATACTTAAGGACGTCCTTCTCAGGTGACGTCATTATGATGCCGACACCTTCGAGCCCTGCAACGGACAAGCCATCTGTGCAAATCCTTCAATACTCCACTTCCTGATTAAGGTCTGGAAGAGTGAATTCTGCAATAAAATCCGCTAAAGCTTGAGCTTTGATTGTTGTTCTTGGCCTGTACTCGATATCAAATTAGCTTAACTCAACAACCCATTGGACCATGCAACCTGCAACGTCTGGTTTGCTCATAGCTTTTCAGATTGGTTGATCCGTCATAACCATGATGGCATGGGTTTGGAAGTATGGACGAAGCTTCCTTGAAGCCACAATTAATGAGAAGACCATCTTCTCCATGCGTGGGTACTTTGCTTTAGTGCCCTGGAAAGCTTGACTTGTGTAATATACTGGCCATTGTATCTTGGATTCTTTACGGATCAATGCTAAACTGATGGCTATTTGTGATTCAACTAAGTACAAAAACAGATCTTCTCCTTCTACTGACGGGTTCAATAATGGGGGCTTGGCCAAATACTCCTTGAGGTTCTAAAAGGCTGCCTTGCACTCGTCCGTTCAATGAAAAACCTACTTATGAGTTTTAAAGAAGGGGAGGCACTCGTCCGTTCAATGAAAAACCTACTTGTTTAATGCTGCCACCCACCCCGTCAGCCTTTGCACCTCCTTGACTGTCTTGAGAGAAGACATGTCAAGTATGGCTCTGATCTTCTTTGGATTCACCTCAATTCCTCACTGAGATACCATGAAGCCTAGGAATTTTCCTAATGAGACCCAAAAAGGCACTTCGCAGGGTTGAGCTTCATTCTATACCTTCTCAAAGTATTGAACGTCTCTTGGAGGTCTTCAAGGTGGGTTTTAGCTTCCTTGCTTTTTACgagcatgtcatccacatagacCTCCATACCTATTTGCTTGCTGAGCATCTGGTTTACCAATCTTTGGTAGATGGCACTTGCGTTGTAATACcccacataattttatttaagagttttctttaaaatataattgatgggctataggttttcttttaattattactgcagcccactacccactaagcccacatcttataatacaagctacagggtagaggaagagatagtcagggttttatctaagaggctaagaggtgttttccttggagttagagcacatacaattgaagagacaatcagattgttcaaggtaagatttctcacaattagaaacaaaaaattaaaagtttataaggttatttagaaatttgattttgatcctaaaatttatattctaatgTTTATATTTGCCGCTGGGTATCCACATTAGATGTTAGATTGTTcattaggatatatatatatatataatcctagATTGAGCCATGGATTGCAAGAGAATGTGATTTTGGCTTAAGCCACCTTTGGATTTGAATGAGCCACGGATTGCAAGAGAATGTGATTTTGGCTTAAGCCACCTTCggatttgaatatatataatccTAGATTGAAGTCAAGGAATGTGGCTATTTagtacatataatatatataagaagGCAAGGAATGCGGCTATTTagtacatataatatatatgatagaTATATAAGTCAAAGAATGCGGCTATGATTTTCATTGCCTCTGGGACCTTTCCTTGAGATTATGCTATGGCAGtgtggttatatatatatattaggatagCTGTAAAGTTTTCTAtggtggatatatatatatatatacatatatatatatatatatatatatatatatatatatatataatatggtttGTTTGGGGTTATGTATATCAACTTAAACCCTAAAGTATTAGCTGCTGCCTCTGcgttttgataaattcaaggaaaacaCATTTTTGGGTAGAGATACTTTGCATTAGTGCTATCATTTAGTTCAACAAAGTATTTTACTAGTGAGTCAGTTTGTatagtttagtaaaatttatattttgtgaaagatattaagtaatttccatgattgattataggtcctatttaagagtattttgaggCTCTTTGGAGGTTGTTTCGGTtggactttcagagtgattcaagtgctgtaagtaattatgcataatatgcacaagttttgtccTTTAtgttcttagaagttaaaagttttcaaaagtttatcaaaaaacatttttacactattgaaagagaaattataattggcttttaaataatgttttaagagaaatttcgaattttaaataacgttttgaatgttcaaatcccatttaaaagatggtttttaaactaaactatttttcGAAAAtacttgagtttcaaagtaagtatTCTAAAAAGATTCTTGTTCTTTAAAATTGTTTGAAACCAAGTGATTTCGAAGTCATATTCTTGTTTATCAAACGGTATTTAAGACGTTCCTTTTAGCAAACtggattttcaaacttactcaagaattgtaaaaatatttatataaactcttcagttcctattcgttccctaagagagtcaagcatcttttgatttatgtttcaatttgatattgtgatattcaatatgtctttattgttggaacaattgttaatattgagaaaattattatatgttgtataaactttattgtttgtgatatgtgactcaaaatgagtgtttttagaattgatcagatatatgtgtaaattcgctcacaggattgtatgtgagaatatgtgttgatccctcaccagcaggagttagatgttggtatccagtcacaggattgtatgtgagaatatgtgatgtgtatatgtgacactgtgctctgatcaattatttgtatgtgtttccaaaagactttaagatttgattatatgtgtattaagtgattctatacatgttttgaaaactatattggatattttgagtgaaattgtgaaatcaaactcgtgctttgtttgactctattccgttatgtattttgtataattacttactagatgtgtggctcaccctATCAATCACTATTTTTAGATTAAAGTGTAGTTGGGAATATAGAACCCTTGGATCTCTTTgtgaggtgcaaggtagagcgtggaagttgtaggcggctttagtgttacttgaagactcataaaaattttagttacctttgttttgtagttcaCGTTTTATATAATGGAGATTCttttcaatttgtggagttttgaaaagattattagttattattattttttattccgcttagacttcacaatattttggagattattataaattgtggattttagttattataagagGTTTATCAGAAGCATTTTTTATATGGAGTTTTATTGAActaagtttaaataaattatgtttattgagctAGGTAAGGTTAGCAACTTAGTCAtgtatctaaattcatgtttcatggatttgggCCGTGACATGCGTCCTTTAGTTTGAACGGCATGAATTTATAGCATAACGAGATGGTTAATTTTGGGAAGGGGAAAACTGTTTTTGGGGCATGCATTATTTAGGTCggtgaaatctacacacattctcctTTTTTCGTTGGAATTTTTTACCATGACCACATTAGCAAGCCATTTGGGATAATAGACTTCTCAAATGAATCCACAGCTAAAAGCTTTTCCATCTCTTTCATAACTGTTTTATTTCGCTTAGGAGCGAATATTTGTCTCTTCTGTTGAATGAGCTTCTTTGTTGGGTCGACATTGAGATTGTGCTCTATTACTTGTCTATTAATCCCTGGCATAtcttcatggctccatgcaaagacatccaaGTTCTTCTTCAAAAACTTCACTAACTCGTCATTCAAGGACCGTTAGAGCTCTTTTCCTACCTTGGTGGTTTTGGATGGGTGTCCTTCCACTAACTTGATGTTTTTCGCTTCCTCCATGGGTTTGAGTGGTTCTTCTTCTACAATCCAAGTGTGATTTTCCCCCAAGAATCACATTGTAAGACGAAGGGTAGTCGATGATCAAAAAGTCTACCATCCTCATCACTTAAGCAAGGTAAGTCCCTGCTGTAATTTGCAATAAAATGATGCCCTTTGGATAAACATGGTCTCCATTGAAACTGACTAGCGGGAATTTAAAGGGTCTAAGGC from Castanea sativa cultivar Marrone di Chiusa Pesio chromosome 6, ASM4071231v1 includes:
- the LOC142638028 gene encoding uncharacterized protein LOC142638028; the protein is MMTFTPPTTCSKGKGKVGKNVWEDPTIALGQAHNVIINDELKGLSSIPSHELVSRHIHKLVQVLGESLRLVTNYLNYEAIDTEILADEANEKEGETVFEATGVVEGDGAVTGGIAASRVIDEACMDVDHVEEVISAP